Proteins co-encoded in one Desulfoplanes formicivorans genomic window:
- a CDS encoding sulfite exporter TauE/SafE family protein codes for MGLFVFCAAWFIAGFVNHVVGLGAAMVAMPIAVHFMPLNLAVPSSTLIVLVLNMQLAWTYRQSIRWEHLLYVLMGGMVGAIGGIALVTSFHDESLERLMGMFLIAYAVYSLFFEKKEPQGVYPVWGIPTGICSTFLGTAFGFNGPPLAIFATLSGWSADEAKGFLGASFIITCSAIITGQTLAGLQTGQTLLNFALACPASLVGGLMGIRFSRRFFRTSNRKLLLGVLLFAGISLVMPLSKELFQ; via the coding sequence ATGGGATTATTTGTGTTCTGTGCCGCCTGGTTCATTGCCGGGTTTGTGAATCATGTTGTGGGCCTGGGAGCGGCCATGGTGGCCATGCCCATTGCGGTTCATTTCATGCCCCTGAATCTGGCCGTTCCCAGCTCCACGCTGATCGTTCTGGTGCTGAACATGCAACTGGCCTGGACCTACCGGCAGAGCATTCGCTGGGAACATCTGCTCTATGTCCTGATGGGGGGAATGGTGGGAGCCATTGGGGGTATAGCCCTTGTTACGTCCTTTCATGACGAGAGTCTGGAAAGGTTGATGGGAATGTTTCTCATCGCCTATGCGGTGTACTCCCTGTTTTTCGAGAAAAAGGAACCCCAAGGTGTTTACCCTGTGTGGGGCATACCAACGGGCATCTGCTCCACCTTTTTGGGCACGGCCTTTGGATTCAACGGGCCACCTCTGGCGATTTTTGCCACCCTTTCCGGCTGGAGCGCCGACGAGGCCAAGGGGTTTCTCGGGGCTTCATTCATCATCACCTGCAGTGCCATTATCACCGGGCAGACATTGGCCGGATTGCAAACCGGGCAGACCCTGCTCAACTTCGCCCTGGCCTGTCCGGCATCTCTTGTGGGAGGCCTCATGGGAATACGCTTTTCCAGACGGTTCTTCCGCACATCCAACCGCAAACTCCTGCTGGGCGTCCTCTTGTTTGCCGGCATTTCCCTGGTCATGCCTCTTTCCAAGGAGCTGTTTCAATGA
- a CDS encoding sigma-54 interaction domain-containing protein, with product MNLNLNRHRHHILQERKSLIATYLCNVFDTLNDGLYITDKNGVTLAVNSMYENLTGLKAEDLLGKNVAELVETGIFDLALNPEVVQKKKTVTAVQVNRKTRKVVLIAHPIFDYDDDVEMVVTYVRDIALISQLKDQVAAQRQLIDSFQMSIKQDNSSLYLTPKSAIMRQLFKQVRKVAKTDATVLYLGETGVGKDVMAKELHRNSPRKDKSFFKVDCTCIPENLIESELFGYAPGAFSGADSRGKLGLFEMADKGTLFLDEIGELPLAMQGKLLRVLQDGDIQRIGATTTKKINVRIIAATNRNLAEEVKKGNFRSDLFYRLRVAVINIPPLRERGEDLFELIYFFIKQFNRRYKRQVTLSSMAEETMLNYAWPGNLRELENLIHSLVVTCDNNKIQVEDLPAAMVAKSTVDNTCRALNMGLEDFSGKSFKDIVTEFETQILKNAVSVYGSIPKAAKALDLNRSTVFRKLQKAGFTEVDT from the coding sequence ATGAATCTGAATCTCAACAGACATCGACACCACATCCTTCAAGAACGCAAAAGCCTCATTGCCACCTACCTGTGCAATGTGTTCGACACGCTCAATGACGGATTGTACATCACGGATAAAAACGGAGTGACCCTGGCGGTGAACTCCATGTACGAGAATCTCACGGGGCTGAAAGCCGAGGATCTGCTGGGGAAAAATGTTGCCGAGCTGGTGGAAACAGGGATTTTCGACCTGGCCCTCAACCCCGAGGTCGTTCAGAAGAAAAAAACCGTCACAGCCGTGCAGGTCAACCGCAAGACACGCAAGGTGGTCCTGATTGCCCATCCCATATTCGACTATGACGATGATGTGGAAATGGTGGTCACCTATGTCCGGGATATTGCCCTCATCTCCCAGCTCAAGGACCAGGTAGCTGCCCAGCGCCAGCTCATTGATTCCTTTCAAATGTCCATCAAGCAGGACAACTCGTCCCTGTACCTGACCCCCAAAAGCGCCATCATGCGGCAATTGTTCAAACAGGTACGCAAGGTGGCCAAGACTGATGCAACGGTCCTGTATCTGGGCGAAACCGGCGTGGGCAAGGATGTCATGGCCAAGGAACTGCACAGGAACAGCCCGCGCAAGGACAAATCATTCTTCAAGGTCGATTGCACCTGTATCCCGGAAAACCTCATCGAGTCGGAACTCTTTGGCTATGCTCCGGGGGCCTTTTCCGGAGCCGATTCCAGGGGCAAACTGGGACTCTTTGAAATGGCGGACAAGGGAACCCTGTTTCTCGACGAAATCGGCGAGCTGCCTCTGGCCATGCAGGGCAAGCTGCTTCGGGTCCTGCAGGACGGCGACATCCAGCGGATAGGCGCCACCACCACCAAAAAAATCAATGTCCGGATCATTGCAGCCACCAATCGTAACCTGGCCGAAGAAGTGAAAAAGGGAAACTTCAGAAGCGATCTCTTTTACCGGCTGCGCGTGGCGGTCATCAACATCCCCCCTTTGCGGGAACGGGGAGAGGATCTTTTCGAGCTCATCTATTTTTTCATCAAACAGTTCAACAGGCGCTACAAACGGCAGGTCACCCTTTCCTCCATGGCCGAAGAAACCATGCTCAACTACGCCTGGCCCGGCAATCTGCGTGAACTGGAAAATCTGATCCACAGCCTGGTTGTCACCTGTGACAACAACAAGATTCAGGTGGAAGATCTCCCGGCGGCCATGGTGGCCAAAAGCACGGTGGACAATACATGCCGAGCCCTCAACATGGGACTGGAGGATTTCAGCGGCAAGAGTTTCAAGGACATTGTCACGGAATTCGAAACCCAGATTCTCAAAAACGCCGTTTCGGTCTACGGATCCATTCCCAAGGCAGCCAAGGCCCTGGACCTGAACCGGAGCACGGTGTTTCGCAAACTGCAAAAGGCCGGATTCACGGAAGTTGACACCTAA
- a CDS encoding TetR/AcrR family transcriptional regulator, translating into MARAQFDREEVLDKVIELFWEKGYSGSSMQQVVNVTGLKPGSIYLSFTNKEGLFREALERYARKRKEQLRAVLDGAPSVGEGICAVFEQIVGETTAADYTSCFLVKTQLELAHEKSELQSLADAKLNEVEALFRTYLEKEYSREVSRDRATSIMLHIFGVRVYGYRQDSAEQIRRGLRQGLPWLPWPGKE; encoded by the coding sequence ATGGCAAGAGCCCAATTTGACAGAGAAGAAGTCCTCGACAAGGTAATCGAACTGTTCTGGGAAAAGGGGTACAGCGGTTCTTCCATGCAGCAGGTAGTCAATGTCACCGGCCTCAAGCCTGGTTCCATCTACCTGTCTTTCACCAACAAGGAGGGGTTGTTCCGGGAAGCCCTGGAACGGTATGCCCGCAAGAGAAAGGAGCAGCTTCGTGCCGTATTGGATGGCGCACCAAGTGTAGGGGAAGGTATTTGTGCGGTTTTCGAGCAAATCGTTGGTGAAACCACTGCTGCCGACTATACCAGCTGTTTTCTCGTCAAGACCCAGCTCGAACTGGCTCATGAGAAAAGCGAGCTGCAAAGCTTGGCTGATGCCAAACTCAACGAGGTGGAGGCACTTTTTCGTACGTATCTGGAAAAGGAGTACTCCAGAGAGGTGAGCCGGGATCGCGCCACCAGCATCATGCTGCATATTTTTGGTGTACGGGTGTATGGTTACAGGCAGGATTCGGCCGAGCAGATCCGGCGGGGGTTGCGTCAGGGACTGCCCTGGTTGCCCTGGCCTGGCAAGGAATGA
- a CDS encoding DNA-3-methyladenine glycosylase I, protein MKNRCTWCGSDPLYVAYHDTEWGVPLHDDRLLFQLLILEGAQAGLSWLTILRRREQYIKAFEGFDCQRMARYTQADVQRLLAEPGIIRNRLKITSAIRNARAVLGIQERYGSLDAYLWQYVDGEPIQNQWTCVDDVPDQTDLSQRISREMNKLGICFFGPVICYAFMQAVGMVNDHTVDCFRHREIVALATS, encoded by the coding sequence ATGAAAAACAGATGCACATGGTGTGGTAGCGACCCGTTGTACGTGGCCTACCACGATACAGAATGGGGTGTTCCTCTTCATGATGACCGGCTTCTGTTCCAATTGTTGATTCTGGAAGGCGCTCAGGCAGGACTCAGCTGGCTGACCATCCTGAGACGTCGTGAGCAGTACATAAAAGCGTTTGAGGGGTTTGATTGCCAACGCATGGCCCGGTATACTCAGGCCGATGTACAACGTCTTCTCGCCGAACCCGGCATCATCCGCAATCGTCTCAAGATTACCTCGGCCATAAGGAACGCCCGGGCCGTTCTGGGCATCCAGGAACGATACGGCTCTCTGGATGCGTATCTCTGGCAGTACGTTGATGGTGAGCCCATTCAGAATCAGTGGACGTGTGTGGATGACGTGCCTGACCAAACCGATTTATCCCAGAGGATAAGCAGGGAAATGAACAAACTGGGGATTTGTTTTTTCGGGCCTGTCATCTGCTATGCATTCATGCAGGCGGTGGGCATGGTCAACGATCACACCGTGGATTGCTTCCGGCACCGGGAAATCGTGGCCTTGGCAACAAGCTGA
- the nifU gene encoding Fe-S cluster assembly protein NifU, translating to MWEYTDAVKDHFFNPRNAGVIEDADGVGEVGSLACGDALTLYIKVQDGIITDAKFKTFGCASAIASSSALTELIIGKTVEEAEKLTNKDIANYLGGLPREKMHCSVMGQEALEQAIKNMRGEAGPKAEHSHEGNLVCECFGIFDEEILRAIKENDLQTVEDVTNFTKAGGGCGKCVDEIARLLRQARGETSCPAPCKAPAFPAEGMTNIQRMHLIESVMDQDIRPILQADGGNIQLIDIEKKQVTVKFTGMCSSCPSSKATLENLVEAKLREKVDPDIKVILED from the coding sequence ATGTGGGAATATACCGATGCAGTCAAAGACCATTTTTTCAACCCCAGAAACGCAGGAGTCATTGAGGACGCCGACGGTGTCGGCGAAGTGGGTTCCCTGGCCTGCGGTGACGCCCTGACTCTGTACATCAAGGTACAAGACGGCATTATCACCGACGCCAAATTCAAAACCTTTGGATGCGCCAGCGCCATTGCTTCCAGTTCGGCCTTGACCGAGCTGATCATCGGCAAAACCGTGGAAGAAGCGGAAAAGCTGACCAACAAGGACATTGCCAATTACCTGGGCGGTCTGCCCCGGGAAAAAATGCATTGTTCCGTCATGGGCCAGGAAGCCCTGGAACAGGCCATCAAGAACATGCGTGGTGAAGCAGGCCCCAAGGCCGAGCACTCCCACGAAGGAAATCTTGTCTGTGAATGCTTTGGTATTTTTGACGAGGAAATCCTGCGGGCCATCAAGGAAAACGACCTGCAAACCGTGGAAGATGTGACCAACTTCACCAAGGCCGGTGGTGGCTGCGGCAAATGTGTCGACGAGATTGCCCGGCTTCTGCGCCAGGCACGGGGAGAAACATCCTGTCCCGCCCCCTGCAAGGCTCCGGCCTTTCCGGCTGAAGGCATGACCAACATCCAGCGCATGCACCTCATTGAATCGGTCATGGACCAGGACATCCGTCCCATCCTCCAGGCTGACGGTGGCAACATCCAACTCATTGACATTGAAAAAAAACAGGTCACCGTCAAATTCACGGGCATGTGCTCAAGCTGCCCGTCCAGCAAGGCAACCCTGGAAAATCTGGTGGAAGCCAAACTCAGGGAAAAAGTCGATCCCGACATCAAGGTCATTCTGGAGGACTAA
- the nifS gene encoding cysteine desulfurase NifS has product MHTIYLDNNATTRVDPKVFEAIKPYFTELYGNPSSMHRFGGQVGGKIREARDQVAHFLGCDAREIIFTSCGSESDNTAIRSALEAFPEKKHIITTAVEHPAILSLCTHLEKKKGYEVTYLSTDEHGRLDLEEYKQAFRPDTAIVSVMWANNETGNIYPIEKMAHIARENGVIFHTDAVQAVGKVDINLSAIPVDMLSLSGHKLHAPKGVGALYVRKGLAFHPFLIGGHQERGRRAGTENTTGIVALGKACELAQTNMEAENTTVKALRDRLETGILQAIPHTRVNGDPENRLPNTTNISFGYVEGEAILLMMDQVGICASSGSACTSGSLEPSHVLMAMNVPFTFAHGSIRFSLSRFTTQEDIDFVLQTMPSLIENLRTLSPFSEEKEAPAITKRFAK; this is encoded by the coding sequence ATGCATACCATATATCTGGACAATAACGCCACCACCCGTGTGGACCCCAAGGTTTTCGAAGCCATCAAGCCCTATTTCACCGAACTCTATGGCAACCCCTCTTCCATGCACCGCTTTGGCGGACAGGTGGGCGGAAAAATCAGGGAAGCCCGGGACCAGGTGGCCCACTTCCTGGGGTGTGATGCCAGGGAGATCATCTTTACCTCCTGCGGGTCCGAGTCCGATAATACCGCCATCAGATCCGCCCTGGAAGCCTTCCCGGAAAAGAAACACATCATCACCACAGCCGTGGAGCATCCGGCCATTTTGAGCCTGTGCACCCACTTGGAGAAAAAGAAAGGATACGAGGTCACCTATCTGTCCACGGATGAACACGGCAGGCTGGATCTTGAAGAATACAAACAAGCCTTCCGTCCGGACACCGCCATTGTGTCCGTCATGTGGGCCAACAATGAAACCGGCAATATATATCCCATTGAAAAGATGGCTCATATTGCCCGGGAAAACGGCGTGATTTTCCACACGGACGCTGTGCAGGCCGTGGGCAAGGTGGATATCAATCTGTCCGCAATCCCCGTGGACATGCTCTCCCTTTCCGGGCACAAGCTCCATGCACCCAAGGGAGTAGGGGCCCTGTACGTACGCAAGGGTCTTGCCTTTCATCCGTTTCTCATCGGCGGCCACCAGGAGCGCGGCCGACGGGCAGGAACAGAAAACACCACCGGCATCGTGGCTCTGGGCAAGGCATGCGAGCTGGCCCAAACCAACATGGAAGCGGAAAACACCACGGTGAAAGCCCTGCGCGACCGACTGGAAACCGGTATTTTGCAAGCCATTCCCCATACCAGGGTCAACGGCGACCCGGAGAACCGTCTGCCCAACACCACCAACATCTCCTTTGGATATGTGGAAGGGGAGGCCATTCTGCTCATGATGGATCAGGTCGGCATCTGTGCCAGTTCGGGATCGGCGTGCACCTCCGGCTCTCTGGAGCCTTCCCACGTGCTCATGGCCATGAACGTGCCCTTTACCTTTGCCCACGGATCCATCCGGTTCAGCTTGAGTCGATTCACCACCCAGGAAGATATTGATTTCGTGTTGCAGACCATGCCGTCTCTCATTGAAAACCTGCGTACCCTCTCTCCCTTTTCCGAGGAAAAGGAAGCACCAGCCATAACCAAACGTTTTGCCAAATAA
- a CDS encoding AraC family transcriptional regulator encodes MALPRPVVALAKDFPAGHVTSFHHHARSQLLYASSGVMTVTTDDGIWVVPPFRAIWIPARMRHQRRTSGPLSVRTLYIDPDYSSGFPQGCCVVAVSPLLKELILHVVSMPQPYPLGGPEERLVKVLLDQIHAVDLKSLRLPIPRDLRLKKIFSALLKHPGDKKTLDEWGRIVGATRRTLTRLFQSETGMSFGQWRQQIRILESLRRLAEKEPVTSVAIDLGYESPSAFISMFKKALGKTPGHYFEYG; translated from the coding sequence ATGGCCCTTCCCCGTCCGGTTGTTGCTTTGGCAAAAGATTTTCCAGCCGGGCATGTTACATCGTTTCACCATCATGCACGCTCGCAGCTTCTCTATGCCTCTTCGGGCGTGATGACGGTGACGACAGATGACGGGATCTGGGTTGTTCCTCCTTTTCGGGCCATCTGGATTCCGGCCAGGATGCGGCATCAGCGACGGACATCTGGTCCCTTGTCCGTGAGGACGTTGTATATTGACCCCGATTATTCTTCCGGTTTTCCCCAAGGGTGCTGTGTTGTGGCCGTGTCTCCCCTGCTGAAAGAACTTATTTTGCATGTGGTCAGCATGCCGCAACCATATCCCCTTGGCGGGCCGGAAGAACGACTGGTAAAGGTACTTCTGGATCAGATTCATGCCGTGGATTTGAAATCGCTGCGTCTTCCCATTCCCAGGGATCTCCGGCTCAAAAAAATATTTTCCGCATTACTAAAACATCCTGGGGACAAAAAAACCTTGGATGAATGGGGAAGGATTGTGGGGGCTACCAGGCGTACTTTGACCCGACTTTTTCAATCGGAAACAGGTATGAGTTTTGGGCAGTGGAGACAGCAGATACGGATTTTGGAATCATTGCGACGGCTGGCAGAAAAGGAACCTGTCACTTCCGTTGCCATTGATCTGGGATATGAGAGTCCGAGTGCATTCATATCCATGTTCAAAAAGGCGCTCGGAAAAACCCCGGGTCATTATTTTGAGTACGGATGA
- a CDS encoding MFS transporter, protein MKNRFIWMLSLGHLVTDINQGALPALLPFFITEYDLSYTAAASIVFAANVASSIIQPLFGLAADRFSKPWLLSAGLMTAGLGLGMSGFCTTYQLIMVLAVVSGIGIAAYHPEAARLVHFAAGNHKNTAMSIFGVGGNIGFAVGPVFITTALMQWGLPGTVVLIVPVSIMAMVMATQYSAFSQLTQVTKHSPKVPGSRQEQEDWWAFLRLTVVIIGRSIIFFGLNTFIPIYWASHLNQSQVAGSLALSFFAVSGIMGNLAGGNLADRWGQKRVIIMGFLGLTLFLPIFIFIENAHMALLVMIPIGFFLYATFSPSIVLGQSYLPHRVGLSSGITLGVAISIGGAATPFLGKIADVYGIWFAMVAAAYLPVFFALVAMSLPDPRKIRARVNPRSSRDQQRA, encoded by the coding sequence ATGAAAAACCGATTCATCTGGATGTTGTCTCTGGGACACCTGGTAACGGATATCAACCAGGGGGCGTTACCGGCCTTGTTGCCCTTTTTTATCACCGAGTATGATCTCTCGTACACGGCAGCGGCCAGTATTGTTTTTGCCGCCAATGTGGCTTCAAGTATTATTCAACCCTTGTTCGGCCTTGCTGCCGATAGATTTTCCAAACCATGGTTGCTGTCCGCAGGCTTGATGACCGCTGGTCTCGGCCTTGGAATGAGCGGATTCTGCACGACATACCAACTCATCATGGTGCTGGCCGTTGTAAGTGGGATCGGCATTGCTGCCTACCATCCCGAAGCGGCAAGGCTGGTCCATTTTGCAGCGGGCAATCATAAAAATACAGCCATGAGCATTTTCGGGGTTGGCGGAAATATCGGTTTTGCCGTGGGTCCTGTTTTCATAACCACTGCACTCATGCAATGGGGGTTACCCGGCACAGTCGTCCTTATTGTTCCTGTTTCTATCATGGCCATGGTTATGGCGACCCAGTATTCCGCATTCAGCCAACTGACACAGGTCACGAAGCACTCCCCCAAAGTACCCGGCAGCCGGCAAGAGCAAGAAGACTGGTGGGCGTTTCTACGATTGACCGTTGTCATCATCGGGAGATCCATCATCTTTTTCGGGCTGAATACCTTCATACCTATCTATTGGGCAAGCCACCTGAATCAGTCACAAGTTGCAGGGTCACTGGCTCTTTCATTTTTCGCTGTCTCCGGCATCATGGGCAACCTGGCGGGCGGCAACCTGGCAGACAGATGGGGTCAGAAACGGGTCATCATCATGGGATTTCTGGGACTGACATTGTTTTTGCCCATTTTCATCTTCATTGAAAATGCCCACATGGCCCTGCTGGTGATGATCCCCATCGGATTCTTCCTGTACGCAACCTTCAGCCCTTCCATTGTCCTTGGGCAAAGCTATCTTCCCCATCGCGTGGGGCTGTCTTCGGGTATTACCCTCGGGGTGGCCATCTCCATCGGAGGCGCTGCCACACCGTTCCTTGGCAAAATTGCCGACGTCTATGGCATATGGTTCGCCATGGTTGCTGCTGCATACTTGCCGGTATTCTTTGCTCTCGTGGCCATGAGTCTGCCTGATCCCCGAAAGATCAGGGCCAGGGTGAATCCCCGGTCCTCACGCGACCAGCAGCGTGCCTGA
- a CDS encoding NifB/NifX family molybdenum-iron cluster-binding protein, with the protein MKIALPSNGTHVDGHFGHCEFFTILTLDDAQNIVARETVTPPPGCGCKSNIVSTLVEKGVSVMLAGNMGQGAVNLLEANHIQVVRGCSGPIDDVVAQWLAGKIQDQQIVCDHVDCGHHESPDAN; encoded by the coding sequence ATGAAAATAGCACTGCCATCAAACGGAACCCATGTGGACGGTCACTTTGGTCATTGTGAGTTTTTCACCATTTTGACCCTGGATGATGCTCAAAACATTGTGGCAAGGGAAACCGTGACCCCTCCTCCCGGCTGTGGATGTAAATCCAATATCGTCAGCACCCTTGTGGAAAAGGGCGTTTCTGTCATGCTGGCCGGAAACATGGGGCAGGGCGCCGTCAATCTTCTGGAAGCCAACCATATCCAGGTTGTACGGGGCTGTTCCGGACCCATTGATGACGTGGTGGCCCAGTGGCTGGCAGGCAAGATTCAGGATCAACAGATTGTGTGTGATCACGTGGATTGCGGGCATCATGAAAGCCCGGATGCGAACTGA
- the ade gene encoding adenine deaminase, translating into MSNRETLARRIDMAAGRTPVDTLITNCKVVDVFSQTIFERPVAIGDGKIVGFGEYEAGKIIDVAGGYVMPGLIDGHVHIESSLVSPAQFARCVLPYGTTTIIADPHEIANVCGLEGIRYMLDAARDLPLNVRIMLPSCVPATPFEHAGATLDAKELATLIDHEGVHGLAEVMNFPAVVNSDPAMLDKICMASSRGRGVDGHSPGLSGRDLIAYAASGIKTDHECSTVEEMHERIRLGMYVLIREGSATKDLRALVKGLTNANYHRCVFCTDDREPADILANGHLNKSLRIAVEEGVDALQAITIGTLNAATCFGLKGKGGIAPGYDADIMVVRDLVDFEVSHVFTRGEHIAQDGTLLVEPRELERQSVRSSVHIPPLSLEDFKLKVSGSKVRTIHVIPGTILTESVVRNVVLDEEGCFNAQDNAGLAKIAVIERHKAIGNIGLGIFENYHIQNGAVATTVAHDSHNIVVAGDNDADMLVAVNDLKEMGGGITLVREGKVLGHLPLPIAGLMSDQPAQKVAQQMKELLDLAQTLHINPALQPFMTLSFMSLPVIPALKLTDCGLFDVTTFSFVPVAADRD; encoded by the coding sequence ATGAGTAATCGAGAAACCCTTGCTCGGCGTATAGACATGGCTGCCGGGCGAACTCCCGTGGATACGCTCATCACGAACTGCAAGGTTGTTGATGTTTTTTCCCAAACCATTTTTGAGCGCCCTGTTGCCATTGGTGACGGCAAAATTGTTGGATTCGGTGAATACGAGGCCGGTAAAATCATCGATGTTGCCGGTGGATACGTTATGCCGGGCCTGATTGATGGTCATGTTCACATTGAATCTTCCCTGGTTTCTCCTGCCCAGTTCGCACGATGCGTTTTGCCCTACGGGACAACAACCATTATTGCAGATCCCCACGAAATCGCCAATGTATGCGGCCTTGAAGGCATCCGATACATGCTGGATGCGGCCAGGGACCTTCCGCTCAACGTTCGCATCATGCTTCCGTCCTGTGTACCGGCCACGCCCTTTGAACATGCAGGGGCAACACTTGACGCCAAAGAACTTGCAACCCTCATCGATCATGAAGGCGTGCACGGCCTTGCCGAAGTGATGAACTTCCCTGCTGTCGTCAACAGCGATCCGGCAATGCTGGATAAAATCTGCATGGCTTCTTCACGCGGGCGTGGCGTTGATGGACATAGCCCTGGATTGTCCGGGCGTGACCTCATTGCCTATGCAGCTTCCGGGATCAAAACCGACCACGAGTGTTCCACTGTGGAAGAAATGCACGAACGCATTCGCCTTGGCATGTACGTTCTCATTCGTGAAGGTTCCGCAACAAAGGACCTTCGTGCCCTGGTAAAAGGGCTTACAAATGCCAATTATCACCGCTGTGTCTTTTGCACTGACGATCGTGAACCAGCAGACATTCTTGCCAACGGCCATTTGAACAAGAGCCTCAGGATTGCCGTGGAAGAAGGCGTGGACGCACTTCAGGCCATCACCATCGGGACATTGAATGCTGCCACATGTTTTGGTCTCAAGGGCAAAGGGGGCATTGCGCCGGGGTATGACGCGGATATCATGGTTGTCCGGGATCTTGTGGACTTTGAAGTAAGCCACGTGTTCACCCGGGGCGAGCACATCGCTCAGGACGGCACCCTTCTTGTGGAGCCCAGGGAACTTGAGCGGCAGTCTGTTCGCAGCTCTGTGCATATCCCCCCTCTTTCTCTTGAGGATTTCAAACTCAAGGTTTCCGGCAGCAAGGTACGCACCATCCACGTTATTCCGGGAACGATCCTGACCGAGTCCGTCGTCAGAAACGTTGTTCTGGATGAGGAAGGGTGTTTTAACGCACAAGACAACGCAGGGCTTGCCAAAATTGCCGTGATTGAACGGCACAAGGCCATCGGCAACATCGGTCTTGGCATTTTTGAAAACTATCATATCCAAAACGGGGCCGTCGCAACGACCGTTGCCCACGATTCACACAACATCGTTGTGGCGGGCGACAACGATGCAGATATGCTCGTGGCCGTCAACGATCTCAAGGAAATGGGCGGCGGCATCACCCTTGTGCGTGAAGGCAAAGTGCTCGGCCACCTCCCGCTGCCCATTGCAGGCCTGATGTCCGACCAGCCGGCTCAAAAGGTTGCACAACAAATGAAAGAGCTGCTGGATCTTGCCCAAACATTGCATATCAACCCGGCATTACAGCCGTTTATGACCCTCAGTTTTATGAGTCTGCCTGTCATTCCGGCCTTGAAACTCACAGACTGCGGGCTCTTTGATGTAACCACGTTTTCCTTTGTGCCTGTTGCAGCCGACCGGGATTGA
- a CDS encoding methylated-DNA--[protein]-cysteine S-methyltransferase, translating into MFSYTVFDTSLCRIVLVGNENGLTNLHMDTGEGRRSLVIKDSWTRSPGLFRDIRKQIEEYLEGTRKVFSVPLNPLGTPFQKKVWQVLGDIPYGEVRTYKEVATSLGNPNGARAVGMAAANNPIPVIIPCHRVVGTNGSLTGFAFGLGIKQALLDTEQQDL; encoded by the coding sequence ATGTTTTCTTATACGGTGTTTGACACCTCTTTGTGCCGTATTGTTCTGGTGGGCAATGAGAACGGCCTGACCAATCTGCACATGGACACGGGTGAAGGCAGGCGTTCCCTTGTCATCAAGGACTCATGGACCAGGAGCCCCGGACTGTTCAGGGACATCCGGAAGCAGATTGAGGAATATCTGGAGGGGACGCGAAAGGTTTTTTCCGTTCCTTTGAATCCCCTTGGAACGCCTTTTCAGAAGAAGGTGTGGCAGGTCCTTGGCGACATACCCTATGGCGAGGTGCGCACCTACAAGGAGGTGGCCACGTCTCTGGGTAATCCCAATGGAGCGCGGGCTGTGGGCATGGCCGCGGCAAACAACCCCATTCCGGTCATCATCCCCTGCCACCGGGTCGTTGGCACCAATGGTTCCCTTACCGGGTTTGCCTTTGGACTTGGGATCAAGCAGGCTTTGCTTGATACGGAACAACAAGACCTTTGA